One genomic region from Conexibacter woesei DSM 14684 encodes:
- a CDS encoding diguanylate cyclase: MSGPPPLEPLLAEAWARHRATIFEQVAVVERAVLSSIRGVDDAPLRAQGAAEAHKLAGSVGTFGFGSATGNAHELERLLTVSPPLTSTAAWHAAELVAELRETLQGSPAVAEAEPPEPPPLVGAPSLILVIDDDRVIADRLAAEAVARGLRARTASSPAGGRALALLERPDLVLLDLTFADGTADAYELLAELAAEPDPVPVLVLTVRDTFVDRVEVARRGGRGFAAKSLPIQQVLDHAVQLIERTRSEVVTLLAIDDDRLVLDTISTLLAPHGIEVVAVDDPLCVWEELERSRPDIVMLDVDMPGTTGLDLCGVLRNDHRWATVPILFLTGHSDAATIHRVFAAGADDYLTKPIVPAELLARIRNRLERFALHRMLAETDALTGVANRSSSTQKLERLVQLAHRFGEALTLAIIDLDEFKAVNDRYGHALGDAVLQRMGDVLRQAFRGEDVIGRWGGEEFVVGMYGMTREDAQQRLLDLLAEFTSVPFAADDGEPFTVSFSAGVAQRGVDGESITALHRAADAALYRAKEAGRSRVLPAGAAASAAARAPDIVLLEADEPLGEILLNAFAARGHQTRWIRHDDEALDVLAGGSPELHPRVVVLDLDPAAREGAAVLQRLGTDGVLSSSRVVVLDSGPAPHAGDAADGLFARIAKPVSVPFLMHELTRALTTGTDA; the protein is encoded by the coding sequence ATGAGCGGCCCGCCGCCGCTCGAGCCGCTGCTCGCGGAGGCGTGGGCGCGCCATCGCGCGACGATCTTCGAACAGGTCGCAGTCGTCGAGCGCGCGGTCCTCTCCTCGATCCGCGGCGTCGACGACGCCCCACTGCGAGCGCAGGGCGCCGCAGAAGCGCACAAGCTGGCGGGATCGGTCGGGACGTTCGGCTTCGGCTCCGCGACCGGGAACGCTCACGAGCTGGAGCGGCTGCTGACGGTGTCGCCGCCGCTCACCTCCACGGCCGCATGGCACGCGGCGGAGCTGGTGGCGGAGCTGCGCGAGACCCTGCAGGGGTCGCCGGCGGTCGCTGAGGCGGAGCCGCCCGAGCCGCCGCCGCTGGTGGGCGCGCCGTCGCTGATCCTCGTGATCGACGACGATCGCGTGATCGCCGACCGGCTCGCCGCCGAGGCCGTCGCCCGCGGGCTCCGCGCGCGCACCGCGTCATCGCCGGCAGGTGGGCGCGCGCTCGCCCTGCTGGAGCGTCCCGACCTCGTCCTGCTGGACCTCACGTTCGCCGACGGCACCGCGGACGCGTACGAGCTGCTCGCCGAGCTGGCCGCCGAGCCCGACCCGGTGCCGGTGCTCGTCCTGACAGTGCGGGACACGTTCGTCGACCGCGTCGAGGTCGCGCGGCGCGGCGGCCGCGGCTTCGCGGCGAAGTCGCTCCCGATCCAGCAGGTCCTCGACCACGCGGTGCAGCTGATCGAGCGGACGCGCAGCGAGGTCGTCACGCTGCTCGCGATCGACGATGACCGTCTCGTGCTCGACACCATCTCGACGCTGCTCGCTCCGCATGGCATCGAGGTCGTCGCGGTCGACGATCCGCTGTGCGTCTGGGAGGAGCTCGAACGATCGCGGCCCGACATCGTGATGCTCGATGTCGACATGCCGGGCACGACCGGCCTCGACCTCTGCGGCGTGCTGCGCAACGACCACCGCTGGGCGACGGTGCCGATCCTGTTCCTGACCGGGCACAGCGACGCTGCGACCATCCATCGCGTCTTCGCCGCCGGCGCCGATGACTACCTGACGAAGCCGATCGTCCCCGCCGAGCTGCTGGCGCGGATCCGCAACCGGCTCGAACGTTTCGCGCTGCACCGGATGCTGGCCGAGACCGACGCGCTGACGGGCGTCGCGAACCGCAGCAGCTCGACGCAGAAGCTCGAGCGGCTCGTGCAGCTCGCCCACCGCTTCGGCGAGGCGCTGACGCTCGCGATCATCGACCTCGACGAGTTCAAGGCGGTCAACGATCGCTACGGCCACGCGCTCGGCGACGCCGTCCTGCAGCGGATGGGAGACGTGCTGCGACAGGCCTTCCGCGGCGAGGACGTGATCGGCCGCTGGGGCGGCGAGGAGTTCGTCGTCGGGATGTACGGCATGACGCGCGAGGACGCGCAGCAGCGGCTGCTCGACCTGCTCGCCGAGTTCACCTCGGTGCCGTTCGCGGCGGACGACGGCGAACCGTTCACGGTCTCCTTCAGCGCCGGCGTCGCGCAGCGCGGCGTCGACGGCGAGAGCATCACCGCGCTGCACCGCGCCGCCGACGCCGCGCTCTACCGCGCGAAGGAAGCCGGCCGCTCGCGCGTCCTTCCGGCTGGCGCTGCCGCGTCCGCCGCCGCCCGCGCACCGGACATCGTGCTGCTGGAGGCCGACGAGCCGCTCGGCGAGATCCTGCTGAACGCGTTCGCGGCACGTGGGCACCAGACACGCTGGATCCGGCATGACGACGAAGCCCTCGACGTGCTCGCCGGAGGTTCCCCGGAGCTGCACCCGCGGGTCGTCGTGCTCGATCTCGATCCGGCGGCGCGAGAGGGCGCTGCGGTGCTCCAGCGGCTTGGGACAGACGGTGTGCTGTCGTCTTCGCGGGTGGTCGTCCTGGACTCCGGTCCAGCACCGCACGCAGGCGACGCGGCGGACGGGCTCTTCGCGCGCATCGCGAAACCGGTCAGCGTCCCGTTCCTGATGCACGAGCTGACGCGTGCGCTGACGACCGGCACCGACGCGTGA
- a CDS encoding chemotaxis protein CheB, with protein sequence MSGDPIRIAICDDSRSYTEALRSFLEADQTLRVVAVAHSAEELIAELPRSRPDLVTLDLELPGIDGVEAIRRIMATRPVPIVVLSTQAESGGGTLAAAIAAGALDAVAKSQLRLDRRSGPQAIQLRRRLARQAGPSAAPTPVAAPASPRSAAPRRPPGGGVPKAGVATVVGVAASAGGPSALAEVLGALPADYSLPVLVVQHMSRGFTAGLVDWLDATVPPPVRLARDGEPAGRGVAVAPDGAHLRVGADGRLQLDARADGSAHRPSADMLLLSLARSARRGAVAVVLTGMGRDGAAGVSAVCEAGGAAIAERADRALLSGMPAAAAEGGATPLELNRIGPVLALLSAGAPR encoded by the coding sequence ATGAGCGGCGATCCGATCCGCATCGCGATCTGCGATGACTCGCGCAGCTATACGGAGGCGCTCCGCAGCTTCCTCGAAGCCGACCAGACGCTGCGCGTCGTCGCGGTCGCGCACTCCGCGGAGGAGCTGATCGCCGAGCTGCCCCGCTCGCGCCCCGACCTCGTGACGCTCGACCTCGAGCTGCCGGGGATCGACGGCGTCGAGGCGATCCGGCGGATCATGGCGACCCGGCCGGTGCCGATCGTGGTGCTCAGCACGCAGGCCGAGAGCGGCGGCGGCACGCTCGCCGCGGCGATCGCCGCCGGGGCGCTCGACGCCGTCGCGAAGAGCCAACTGCGGCTGGACCGTCGCAGCGGCCCGCAGGCGATCCAGTTGCGCCGTCGCCTTGCGCGGCAGGCGGGACCGAGCGCCGCGCCGACGCCCGTCGCCGCGCCCGCAAGCCCCCGCAGCGCTGCGCCACGGCGCCCTCCCGGGGGCGGCGTCCCGAAGGCCGGCGTTGCGACGGTCGTAGGGGTGGCCGCCTCTGCCGGCGGCCCGTCGGCGCTGGCCGAAGTGCTCGGAGCGCTGCCGGCGGACTACTCGCTTCCCGTGCTCGTCGTCCAGCACATGTCGCGCGGGTTCACCGCCGGCCTGGTCGACTGGCTCGACGCCACGGTCCCGCCACCGGTTCGCCTGGCACGCGACGGCGAGCCGGCGGGCCGCGGCGTGGCGGTCGCGCCCGACGGCGCCCATCTGCGGGTCGGCGCCGACGGGCGCCTGCAGCTCGACGCGCGGGCCGATGGCAGCGCCCATCGCCCGTCCGCCGACATGCTGCTGCTCTCGTTGGCGCGCAGCGCCCGTCGCGGAGCGGTCGCGGTCGTGCTGACCGGGATGGGGCGCGACGGAGCGGCCGGCGTCTCCGCCGTCTGCGAGGCCGGCGGCGCAGCGATCGCCGAACGGGCGGACCGCGCGCTCCTGTCGGGGATGCCGGCGGCTGCGGCGGAGGGCGGCGCGACGCCGCTCGAGCTGAACCGCATCGGTCCCGTGCTCGCGCTCCTGTCGGCAGGGGCGCCGCGATGA
- a CDS encoding ice-binding family protein codes for MATAPRTTCDPFAGISLSARRVAGAFAVALLVVLTSLTSAALAAQPPVGLGTADSFAVLSGSTVTNIGPSTINGNLGVSPGTAVIGFPPGTVNGTIHAADAVAGQAQSDLTTAYDDAAGRTPPAAVPADLTGHTLTPGVYRSASALALTGQLTLDAQGDPSAVFVFQAGSTLITGSGSHVSLVNGAQPCNVFWQVGSSATLGTTSVFAGNILALTSITLTDGVTLHGRALARNGAVTLINDTITAARCATGGGTPGGGTPGGGGGGSGGGGTGGGGGTQGGGPGGGNGTNAAPNGRGALTTTPSRVARYGTTRCVQRTFRALVTGRSIRRVVFTVDRLVVTTARRAPFAAMIEPGDGISTLKARVTFNDGTPAVTRRMRMRACAAARRPVAAPQRPSTPPSRPPRTPGGFTG; via the coding sequence ATGGCCACCGCACCACGCACCACCTGCGACCCCTTCGCAGGCATCTCGCTGTCGGCACGTCGCGTCGCCGGAGCGTTCGCCGTCGCGCTGCTGGTTGTGCTGACGTCGCTCACGAGCGCCGCGCTCGCCGCCCAGCCGCCGGTCGGTCTCGGAACGGCTGACAGCTTCGCGGTCCTCTCCGGCTCGACGGTGACCAATATCGGCCCGTCGACGATCAACGGCAACCTCGGCGTCAGTCCGGGAACCGCGGTGATCGGCTTCCCGCCTGGGACCGTCAACGGGACGATCCACGCGGCCGACGCGGTCGCGGGCCAGGCGCAGTCCGATCTCACGACAGCCTACGACGACGCCGCCGGGCGCACGCCGCCCGCGGCCGTGCCCGCCGACCTCACCGGCCACACGCTCACGCCCGGCGTCTACAGGTCCGCCTCGGCGCTCGCGTTGACCGGCCAGCTCACGCTCGACGCGCAGGGCGACCCCAGCGCCGTGTTCGTCTTCCAGGCCGGCTCGACGCTGATCACCGGATCGGGCAGCCACGTGAGCCTCGTCAACGGCGCGCAGCCGTGCAACGTCTTCTGGCAGGTCGGCAGCTCCGCGACGCTCGGCACGACATCCGTCTTCGCCGGGAACATCCTGGCGCTGACGTCGATCACGCTGACCGACGGCGTCACGCTGCACGGGCGTGCGCTCGCCCGTAACGGCGCGGTGACGTTGATCAACGACACGATCACCGCAGCGCGCTGCGCGACCGGCGGAGGCACTCCCGGCGGAGGCACTCCCGGAGGAGGCGGCGGTGGCTCCGGCGGTGGCGGCACCGGCGGAGGCGGCGGCACACAGGGCGGCGGACCGGGCGGCGGCAACGGCACCAACGCCGCTCCGAACGGGAGAGGCGCCCTCACCACCACCCCGAGCAGAGTCGCCAGATACGGCACGACCCGCTGCGTTCAACGCACCTTCCGCGCCCTCGTGACCGGCCGCTCGATCCGGCGCGTCGTGTTCACGGTCGACAGACTGGTCGTCACGACCGCGAGACGCGCCCCATTCGCCGCGATGATCGAGCCGGGCGACGGCATCTCGACGCTGAAGGCACGCGTCACGTTCAACGACGGCACACCCGCCGTGACGCGCAGGATGCGCATGCGCGCATGCGCCGCGGCCCGACGTCCCGTTGCCGCCCCCCAGCGGCCGTCGACCCCTCCGTCGCGGCCGCCGCGCACCCCCGGCGGATTCACCGGCTGA
- a CDS encoding response regulator, producing the protein MTLLTERRILIIDDSDVMREMAIIALEGAGWEATSVGSGAEAVSAATARQPDAVLLDVEMPEMDGPATLAALRRDDATTHIPVVFLTGHDEPAVLEGLVALGAAATLPKPFSVALLAGEISDALGWTR; encoded by the coding sequence ATCACTCTGCTGACTGAACGCAGGATCCTGATCATCGACGACTCCGACGTGATGCGCGAGATGGCGATCATCGCGCTCGAAGGCGCTGGCTGGGAGGCGACGAGTGTCGGGTCCGGCGCCGAGGCCGTCTCGGCAGCCACCGCCCGGCAGCCCGATGCCGTCCTGCTCGACGTCGAGATGCCGGAGATGGACGGACCGGCGACGCTCGCGGCGCTGCGCCGCGATGACGCGACGACGCACATCCCCGTCGTCTTCCTGACCGGGCACGACGAGCCTGCGGTGCTCGAAGGCCTCGTCGCACTCGGCGCCGCCGCGACGCTGCCCAAGCCCTTCTCCGTCGCCCTGCTCGCAGGCGAGATCTCCGATGCGCTGGGCTGGACCAGATGA
- a CDS encoding hybrid sensor histidine kinase/response regulator, with translation MDERLLEIFRDEALERVDRMSTVLLAAETGAGDGHSVADLFRDAHSIKGSASILGHVELGGLAGIMEEILAPARDRGVLPPRVVPALLGGVDAIRAAVAGDLATIEPASVALRAAAASDGPPVARPTAPPTVPGDEPPVGRPQRMLRVRAENVDQLLDAVGETALHGRRLEHLVGTRTADESVHQELERGETLVGELQDAVLGLRMLPLETIVGGLPRAVRDIASEARREVRLVLEGTETPLDRSILDGIGDLLVHLLRNAVSHGIEPPEERETLGKPRTGTIRIRAEQRGDRVAVTCADDGRGVTRELLERSRKHGSLIDLLAQPGFSTQAEVSDLAGRGVGLDAVKHHVERIGGELEATSEPGAGTAMTLLLPLTLAVVTLLLVERGGQPFGLPLTSVEQAVRGERTHALHGCRSLELDGTTVPLVDLADALGSTAPALAHTAPVVVVASGGQRIAIACDRLLGDRESVVKSLGPLLAPIRGYLGATILPDGGIALLLDPAHLVRAGEAAAAPPRTVAAPERPPPKVLVVDDQLTVRELERTILEAAGYRVCTAEDGFAALATLEREADVECVVSDVEMPGMGGLALLEAIRAQPGHATLPVVIVTSRDDEQALARGADAGADAWVVKSQFDQQALLDTVGRLVGQR, from the coding sequence GTTTCGCGACGCGCACTCGATCAAGGGCAGCGCCAGCATCCTGGGGCACGTGGAGCTCGGCGGGCTGGCCGGGATCATGGAGGAGATCCTCGCGCCCGCACGCGACCGAGGCGTGCTGCCGCCGCGCGTGGTGCCGGCGCTGCTCGGCGGCGTCGACGCGATCCGCGCAGCCGTCGCGGGTGACCTCGCCACGATCGAGCCTGCATCGGTCGCGCTGCGCGCAGCGGCCGCGAGCGACGGGCCGCCCGTCGCACGTCCCACCGCACCTCCCACCGTGCCTGGCGACGAGCCGCCCGTCGGGCGCCCTCAGCGCATGCTGCGGGTGCGAGCGGAAAACGTCGACCAACTGCTCGACGCGGTCGGCGAGACGGCGCTGCACGGCCGCCGGCTCGAGCACCTCGTCGGCACGCGCACCGCGGACGAGTCGGTCCACCAGGAACTGGAGCGTGGCGAGACGCTCGTCGGCGAGCTGCAGGATGCGGTCCTCGGCCTGCGCATGCTGCCGTTGGAGACGATCGTCGGCGGCCTGCCGCGGGCGGTCCGGGACATCGCGAGCGAGGCCCGTCGCGAGGTGCGGTTGGTGCTGGAGGGAACCGAGACGCCGTTGGACCGCTCGATCCTCGACGGGATCGGCGACCTGCTCGTCCACCTGCTGCGCAACGCCGTCTCGCACGGGATCGAGCCGCCGGAGGAGCGCGAGACGCTCGGCAAGCCTCGCACCGGGACGATCCGGATCCGAGCCGAGCAGCGCGGCGACCGCGTCGCCGTCACCTGCGCAGACGACGGCCGCGGCGTGACGCGCGAGCTGCTGGAGCGCTCCCGCAAGCACGGCTCCCTGATCGACCTGCTGGCGCAACCGGGCTTCTCGACCCAGGCCGAGGTCTCCGATCTGGCCGGTCGCGGGGTCGGCCTCGACGCTGTCAAGCACCACGTCGAGCGCATCGGCGGGGAGCTCGAGGCGACCAGCGAGCCGGGTGCCGGGACGGCCATGACGCTGCTGCTGCCGCTGACGCTCGCGGTCGTCACGCTCCTGCTCGTGGAGCGCGGCGGCCAGCCGTTCGGGCTGCCGCTGACGAGCGTCGAGCAAGCGGTCCGCGGCGAGCGCACCCACGCGCTGCACGGGTGCCGGTCGCTCGAGCTGGACGGCACGACCGTGCCGCTGGTCGACCTCGCCGACGCCCTCGGGAGCACGGCACCGGCGCTCGCGCACACCGCTCCCGTCGTGGTCGTCGCCAGCGGCGGCCAGCGCATCGCGATCGCCTGCGATCGCCTGCTCGGAGACCGCGAGTCCGTCGTCAAGAGCCTCGGACCGCTCCTCGCGCCGATCCGCGGCTACCTCGGCGCGACGATCCTCCCCGACGGCGGGATCGCGCTGCTGCTCGACCCTGCCCATCTCGTGCGCGCCGGCGAAGCCGCCGCAGCTCCGCCGCGCACCGTGGCGGCCCCGGAGCGACCGCCGCCGAAGGTGCTCGTCGTCGACGACCAGTTGACCGTGCGCGAGCTCGAGCGAACGATCCTGGAGGCCGCGGGCTACCGCGTCTGCACCGCGGAGGACGGCTTCGCCGCGCTCGCGACGCTCGAGCGCGAGGCCGACGTCGAATGCGTCGTCAGCGACGTCGAGATGCCTGGGATGGGGGGGCTGGCGCTGCTGGAGGCGATCCGGGCGCAGCCCGGCCACGCGACGCTGCCGGTCGTGATCGTCACCTCCCGCGACGACGAGCAGGCGCTCGCGCGCGGCGCCGACGCCGGCGCCGACGCATGGGTCGTCAAGTCGCAGTTCGACCAGCAGGCGCTGCTGGACACCGTCGGCCGGCTCGTCGGCCAGCGATGA
- a CDS encoding CheR family methyltransferase: MSDDLRVLAGMVQGASGIVLSDVQLTSLGAALRRVDPRLAATELLHDGDTARQARRLARLVDEVTVNETFFLRHEDELEEIDWAAAATRATSAGRRAVRVWSAGCSTGEEPYSLALLAAEALHSEHPPVGVLGSDISPTALGAAQRAVYGPRAVRLLDAGRRSRWCVADRGGLRVGDRLRALVRFMPHNLVTEPSPPEGEQPFDVIVCRNVLIYFDAPTVARVTAGFQAALAPGGQLLLGTADRLGSAPPPASPPTPPAPPGPRAGPGPRTPAGPQPSPRIDGTPDPVEAAAQAAFESGLRLLSDGDAASGVQALRRALYLAPGLAVAALQLGRGHEALGDEAAARRAYGQALALAEQAASPEARLYNRVGAADVVAASRARLTALARV; this comes from the coding sequence ATGAGCGACGACCTGCGCGTGCTCGCCGGGATGGTGCAAGGTGCCAGCGGCATCGTGCTGAGCGACGTGCAGCTGACCTCTCTCGGCGCGGCGCTGCGCCGCGTCGACCCGCGGCTGGCGGCGACGGAGCTGCTGCACGACGGCGACACCGCGCGGCAGGCGCGCCGGCTCGCCCGGCTCGTCGACGAGGTCACCGTCAACGAGACGTTCTTCCTGCGTCACGAGGACGAGCTGGAGGAGATCGACTGGGCGGCGGCGGCAACCCGCGCGACGTCCGCCGGCAGGCGCGCGGTGCGCGTCTGGAGCGCCGGCTGCTCGACGGGCGAGGAGCCCTACTCGCTCGCGCTGCTGGCGGCGGAGGCGCTGCACTCGGAGCATCCTCCCGTCGGCGTCCTCGGCAGCGACATCTCGCCGACGGCGCTCGGCGCCGCCCAGCGCGCCGTCTACGGCCCCCGCGCCGTGCGGCTGCTCGACGCCGGGCGACGCTCCCGCTGGTGCGTCGCCGACCGCGGCGGCCTGCGCGTCGGCGATCGGCTGCGCGCGCTCGTCCGCTTCATGCCGCACAACCTCGTCACCGAGCCTTCGCCGCCGGAGGGCGAGCAGCCATTCGACGTGATCGTCTGCCGCAACGTCCTGATCTACTTCGACGCTCCCACCGTCGCGCGCGTGACCGCCGGATTTCAGGCCGCGCTCGCGCCCGGAGGCCAGTTGCTGCTCGGCACCGCCGACCGGCTCGGGAGCGCGCCCCCGCCAGCCAGCCCACCGACCCCGCCGGCGCCACCCGGCCCGCGGGCGGGACCTGGCCCGCGGACGCCGGCCGGCCCCCAGCCGAGCCCCCGCATCGACGGCACACCCGACCCGGTCGAGGCGGCGGCGCAAGCGGCCTTTGAGTCCGGCCTGCGGCTGCTCAGCGACGGCGACGCAGCGAGCGGCGTGCAGGCGCTGCGGCGCGCGCTCTACCTCGCTCCCGGCTTGGCCGTCGCCGCGCTGCAGCTCGGGCGCGGCCACGAGGCGCTCGGCGATGAGGCGGCAGCCCGGCGCGCATACGGGCAGGCGCTTGCCCTCGCGGAGCAGGCGGCGAGCCCGGAGGCGCGCCTCTACAACCGCGTCGGTGCGGCCGACGTCGTCGCCGCCTCGCGCGCGCGGCTGACGGCACTCGCACGCGTTTGA
- a CDS encoding sensor domain-containing phosphodiesterase — MEIGGWEAQATVAGGLDELLRLGQVRTAFQPIVDLETGRLFGFEALSRGPEGSDLEQPDRLFAAARADDRLAALDSLCQVTALASAEAHAIQSPLTLFVNVEPDSACFGSLPHVGRGVRGIIELTERTLTSRLAELLPAVRSARERGWGIALDDIGADTRSLALMPLLRPDVIKLDLRLVQTQPTPEIAAIAGAVGAQAERTGATVLAEGIETEEQAQYARALGATLGQGYLFGRPTSVPKRTQSTEVPVPIHTTALPYTWRTPFELASSRCRIRHGTIGLLASISRELERQAVRNRRSSLLISSFPGVDRWMTQMNEVYADLARELAFAAVLAVGVPPEPFPGVKGVNIHEGDPVSGTWNVIVVSAHSASMVVAKERPRDGAAEQEFDFIVSYDRDLIVECAQALMLRIARLSRPRASDAMVLA; from the coding sequence ATGGAGATCGGTGGGTGGGAGGCGCAGGCGACGGTGGCCGGCGGGTTGGACGAGCTGCTGCGGCTCGGCCAGGTGCGCACGGCCTTTCAGCCGATCGTGGACCTCGAGACAGGCCGTCTGTTCGGGTTCGAGGCGCTGTCGCGCGGCCCGGAGGGGAGCGATCTCGAGCAGCCCGACCGGTTGTTCGCCGCCGCGCGCGCGGACGATCGCCTCGCTGCGCTCGACTCGCTCTGCCAGGTCACGGCGCTGGCGAGCGCCGAGGCGCACGCGATCCAATCGCCGCTGACGTTGTTCGTCAACGTCGAGCCGGACTCCGCCTGCTTCGGATCGCTGCCGCATGTCGGGCGCGGCGTGCGCGGCATCATCGAGCTCACTGAGCGCACGCTCACCAGCCGGCTGGCGGAGCTGCTCCCGGCCGTTCGCTCGGCACGCGAGCGGGGGTGGGGGATCGCGCTCGACGACATCGGCGCCGACACCCGCTCGCTCGCGCTGATGCCGTTGCTGCGCCCGGACGTGATCAAGCTCGACCTGCGGCTCGTGCAGACACAGCCGACGCCCGAGATCGCCGCGATCGCGGGCGCCGTCGGCGCCCAGGCCGAACGCACCGGCGCGACCGTCCTCGCCGAGGGCATCGAGACCGAGGAACAGGCGCAGTACGCCCGCGCGCTGGGCGCGACGCTCGGCCAGGGGTACCTGTTCGGCCGGCCGACGTCCGTGCCGAAGCGCACCCAGAGCACGGAGGTCCCGGTGCCGATCCACACCACCGCGCTGCCGTACACCTGGCGCACGCCGTTCGAGCTGGCCAGCTCGCGCTGCAGGATTCGCCACGGGACGATCGGACTGCTCGCGTCGATCAGCCGCGAGCTCGAGCGCCAGGCGGTCCGCAATCGCCGCTCGTCGCTGCTGATCAGCAGCTTCCCCGGCGTCGACCGCTGGATGACGCAGATGAACGAGGTCTACGCGGACCTGGCGAGAGAGCTCGCGTTCGCCGCGGTGCTCGCGGTCGGCGTGCCGCCCGAGCCGTTCCCCGGCGTCAAGGGCGTCAACATCCACGAGGGCGACCCGGTCAGCGGCACGTGGAACGTCATCGTCGTCAGCGCCCACTCCGCGTCGATGGTGGTCGCCAAGGAGCGTCCCCGCGACGGCGCCGCCGAGCAGGAGTTCGACTTCATCGTGAGCTACGACCGCGACCTGATCGTCGAGTGCGCGCAGGCACTGATGCTCCGCATCGCGCGCCTGTCGCGTCCGCGCGCCAGTGACGCGATGGTGCTCGCTTAG
- a CDS encoding L,D-transpeptidase: MLRGVATLVCLPALVAGAAAAQATAAARVAPRQLVAALPTAHDARDRPTADGRLVARVGSRRPITRVRTALPVIGQTSDRRGRGWLRVRLPGRTLALTPPRSGWIRAAHVRLSTTAWHIVVDVGARRVTVYGGGRRLRTFSAIVGKRSTPTPRGAYFVEENVRLPGDAAGAPFALATSARSNVLQEFAGGPGQIALHGLDNVGGQLGTAVSHGCIRLATSAVTWLATRMTPGVPITIA; this comes from the coding sequence ATGCTCCGCGGCGTCGCGACCCTCGTCTGCCTGCCGGCGCTGGTCGCCGGCGCTGCAGCGGCGCAGGCGACCGCCGCCGCGCGGGTCGCGCCCCGCCAGCTGGTCGCCGCCCTGCCGACGGCGCACGACGCGCGGGACCGCCCGACCGCCGACGGCCGGCTGGTCGCGCGCGTCGGCTCCAGACGACCGATCACCCGGGTGCGCACGGCGCTGCCGGTGATCGGTCAGACCAGCGACCGGCGCGGCCGCGGCTGGTTGCGCGTGCGACTCCCCGGGCGCACGTTGGCGCTGACACCGCCGCGGTCGGGCTGGATCCGCGCCGCGCACGTGCGGCTCTCGACCACCGCGTGGCACATCGTCGTCGACGTGGGCGCGCGGCGCGTGACCGTCTACGGCGGCGGGCGACGACTGCGCACGTTCAGTGCGATCGTCGGCAAGCGCTCGACCCCCACCCCTCGCGGCGCCTACTTCGTCGAGGAGAACGTGCGCCTGCCGGGCGACGCCGCCGGCGCCCCGTTCGCGCTCGCGACCAGCGCCCGCTCGAACGTCCTGCAGGAGTTCGCCGGCGGGCCGGGTCAGATCGCCCTCCACGGACTCGACAACGTCGGCGGACAGCTCGGAACGGCTGTCTCGCACGGCTGCATCCGCCTGGCCACGAGCGCCGTGACTTGGCTCGCGACACGCATGACGCCCGGCGTCCCGATCACGATCGCCTGA
- a CDS encoding RNA polymerase sigma factor, which translates to MSLLSLNRRGTSTASSERVAQSVADAARRVRAVGTAFDRHASVLRRLALFVAEDARIADDAVAGAFVSLAFGPDDVEPARENLLAALAGEVYVRCVRARVPFERHARPAGGRADADTGSARAARATFALLPREQRDLLVLILFGGHTRRQAARRVGLSDDAAATSIKAALRALRPPQRSR; encoded by the coding sequence ATGAGTCTCCTCAGCCTCAACCGGCGGGGCACATCCACCGCCAGCTCTGAGCGCGTCGCGCAGTCCGTCGCCGACGCCGCTCGGCGCGTGCGGGCCGTCGGAACGGCCTTCGACCGGCACGCGAGCGTCCTCCGCCGGCTCGCGCTGTTCGTCGCCGAGGACGCGCGGATCGCCGACGACGCCGTCGCCGGAGCCTTCGTCTCCCTGGCGTTTGGTCCCGACGACGTCGAGCCTGCGCGGGAGAACCTTCTCGCCGCGTTGGCCGGAGAGGTCTACGTCCGCTGCGTCCGGGCGCGCGTGCCGTTCGAGCGGCACGCGCGCCCAGCGGGCGGGCGTGCCGACGCCGACACCGGTTCGGCGCGGGCGGCCCGAGCGACGTTCGCGCTGCTGCCCCGCGAGCAGCGTGACCTGCTCGTCCTGATCCTGTTCGGCGGACACACGCGCCGTCAGGCGGCTCGTCGCGTCGGCTTGAGCGACGACGCCGCGGCAACGTCGATCAAGGCTGCGCTGCGCGCCCTGCGCCCGCCGCAGCGATCGCGCTGA
- a CDS encoding STAS domain-containing protein has translation MRLGTGGHVVTLAGELDLAGVTALDTCIARLSPRADELVLDFGELRFIDANGLHAIASAAGRVAAGGGSLTISSPRPACRRLLDLVGFDRIVAVRP, from the coding sequence GTGCGGCTCGGGACGGGCGGGCACGTCGTGACGCTCGCAGGCGAGCTGGACCTGGCGGGCGTGACGGCCCTCGACACCTGCATCGCCCGGCTTTCTCCGCGTGCCGACGAGCTGGTGCTCGACTTCGGAGAACTGCGGTTCATCGATGCCAATGGCCTGCACGCGATCGCCAGTGCCGCAGGGCGAGTGGCGGCCGGCGGCGGCTCGCTGACGATCAGCTCTCCGCGGCCCGCGTGCCGCCGGCTGCTCGACCTCGTCGGGTTCGACCGAATCGTGGCGGTTCGGCCATGA